The following is a genomic window from Actinomadura sp. WMMB 499.
AGGCCGGTCTTGCCGGTGAGGTCGAGCTGGCGCTCCAGGCCGGGGTGGATCGAGGCCAGCAACTCGCGCAGCCGGTTGGCGCGGCGGGTGGCATCGGTGACCAGGTCGGCGCGGCGTGCCACCAGCAGTCGCAGTTCGGCGTCGATGTCCCGGCCGGTGGTGACCGGCCGCAGGTCGTCGCGGATGCGGACCTGGTCGGCGATGACACGGGCGTCCTTGGGATCGCTCTTGTGCTCACCGCCTCGGGTGCCCTGGCGGGCGCGGTTGACCGCCAGGCCGGGGACGTGGACCACGGTCAGGCCCGCGGCCAGCAGCATGGCCTGCAGCAGGGCGGCGATGCCGCCCAGGATGTCGATCCCGACGGTGGCCCGGCCGTGCTCGGCCTCGGCGGCCTGGATGTCGGCGATCAGGTTCTCGATCGCGTCGGGGGTGTTGTCGACCCGCCGGTTGACCAGCACCTTCCCTGCCTCGGCGACCTTGATCTCGGCCCAGTGGATCTGTTTGGCGACATCGATGCCCACGGCCAGCGGCATGACGGCTCTCCCTTCGACGAACTGTCGCAAGCGCGGCCTCTTCCCGCCGTCCTCGCCCTACACAGCGATCAGTCGCGGTCTCTAATCAGCGGTCGAGAAGAAGCGGTGAGGCAGGGGGCCAAGCCACCTGAGCCATCGATCAGCAGCGCGATGAAAGCCATCCCTGCCTCACCCGCACCACCCGAGCATCCCGCTCTCACCGGACCCTCGGGGCACCTTCAGAAAGGTAGGGCGCGATGACGGGCTGACCCAGCCCATCCACGATCTGCTGCGCGGCCGGGTCCGCGAGGTCGCGGGGCGGGTGTGCATGCCGCGGCAGGGATCCCCTCGGCCACGATTGGGCTTGACGCGGGCAAGAAGATCCGGGGCCGCAAACGCGGGATCGCCACCGACGCGCCGGGCCTGTCGATCAACGTGGTGGTGACCGCCGCGAACGTGCACGACAACGCCATCGGGGTCGAGCTATTGGACTGGGTCGCCATCGACAACCCGGGCGTGCGCACCGCGGGGGTGGACGCGACCTGCTCGTGCGACAGTTCTGTGCCGTAGACCTGCTTGAGGTGGTGCAGGAGTAGCTCCCG
Proteins encoded in this region:
- a CDS encoding transposase — its product is MHAAAGIPSATIGLDAGKKIRGRKRGIATDAPGLSINVVVTAANVHDNAIGVELLDWVAIDNPGVRTAGVDATCSCDSSVP